The following coding sequences are from one Gossypium hirsutum isolate 1008001.06 chromosome A12, Gossypium_hirsutum_v2.1, whole genome shotgun sequence window:
- the LOC107937586 gene encoding uncharacterized protein: MQRFKWLSKTQSSFHLLNIVLISSTVCVTYIIASALLLHNSNSPPNVYSSFQDAYGSTGLEHIVFGIASNQKSWLKRKDYIKIWWEPRQMRGCVFLETMPPNATTSTDADATLPPLCISEDTSRFRYTFKGGLRSAIRVARMVLETVALNHTNVRWYVFGDDDTVFFPQNLVKTLSKYDHRLWYYIGSGSEIYQQNKYFSFEMAFGGAGFAISYPLARVLAKVFDSCIERYPHLYGSDSRVYSCLAELGVGLTREPGFHQFDVRGDAFGLLATHPLTPLVSLHHMDHVDPIFPNMTATKALEHLFHAVNVDSQRILQQTVCYDRWFSWTISISWGYAVQVYSKHMFLPDVLSVPETFKQWTPGGVLAGSYTFNTREFHPDPCRRPTIFLLDTVSSGRHGIMTVYKKSYENCTLDNGSPRKLGEIRVSTKKLDLNYKQMQAPRRQCCDVLSSKSGELLDIAVRECNEDELIHMHA, from the exons ATGCAGCGTTTTAAGTGGCTTTCCAAAACCCAATCTTCTTTCCATCTGCTAAACATCGTTTTGATCTCTTCTACTGTTTGTGTCACCTATATTATTGCATCAGCATTGCTACTCCACAACTCAAACTCACCTCCAAATGTGTATTCCTCCTTCCAAGACGCTTATGGATCGACTGGCTTGGAGCATATCGTATTCGGCATAGCTTCCAACCAGAAATCATGGCTGAAGCGAAAGGACTACATCAAGATATGGTGGGAGCCTCGTCAAATGCGTGGATGTGTGTTCCTCGAAACCATGCCCCCTAATGCAACAACTTCAACGGATGCTGACGCTACTCTGCCTCCGTTATGCATCTCCGAGGACACTTCAAGGTTTCGCTACACTTTCAAAGGTGGCCTACGGTCTGCAATTCGAGTGGCGCGTATGGTTTTAGAGACCGTCGCTCTTAACCATACCAACGTACGATGGTATGTCTTTGGGGACGATGACACGGTTTTCTTCCCACAAAATCTGGTGAAGACGCTTTCTAAATATGATCATCGGCTTTGGTACTACATCGGATCTGGCTCCGAGATTTATCAACAAAACAAGTATTTCAGCTTTGAGATGGCATTTGGTGGAGCAGGTTTTGCCATAAGTTATCCGCTGGCTAGAGTTTTGGCAAAAGTGTTCGATTCATGCATAGAACGATATCCTCATCTTTACGGAAGCGATTCCAGGGTCTACTCTTGCTTGGCGGAGCTTGGTGTAGGATTGACAAGGGAGCCAGGCTTTCATCAG TTTGATGTTCGAGGTGATGCGTTTGGCTTGTTAGCTACCCATCCTTTGACACCCTTGGTTTCACTACATCATATGGATCATGTGGACCCAATCTTCCCCAACATGACTGCTACAAAGGCATTGGAGCATCTATTTCATGCTGTAAATGTTGATTCTCAGAGAATTTTGCAACAAACAGTCTGCTATGATCGTTGGTTTTCGTGGACGATCTCAATTTCATGGGGTTATGCTGTTCAAGTATATAGTAAACACATGTTCTTACCAGATGTTCTCTCTGTGCCAGAAACATTCAAGCAGTGGACACCAGGCGGTGTTTTAGCAGGATCTTACACTTTCAACACTAGGGAATTTCACCCTGATCCTTGCCGAAGACCCACAATTTTCCTTTTAGATACTGTATCTTCAGGAAGGCATGGGATTATGACTGTTTACAAGAAATCTTACGAAAATTGCACACTTGACAATGGCTCACCAAGGAAACTTGGAGAAATTAGAGTCTCTACCAAGAAGCTAGACCTCAATTACAAACAG ATGCAGGCTCCAAGACGGCAATGTTGCGATGTGTTATCTTCGAAATCCGGCGAACTTTTGGACATCGCAGTAAGGGAATGCAATGAAGATGAACTAATTCACATGCATGCATAG